A window of Fusarium musae strain F31 chromosome 1, whole genome shotgun sequence genomic DNA:
AATACATAAACGAAAATATTAACAAGTACACATGTCCGGTGCAGAAAGAACGAAATCATCTTTGAACACCATGAATGGGATACCCCCTTACTCAGTCATAACTGATCTCAATCACTGGTCTGCCTTCCTTGGTAGCCTCTGGACATCCCATAGATCTTCAGCATTTCCTCTAAACATCCGCTCTTTGAGATGATCATCACCTCCGCACCAGCTCAGCACTCTCTCCATCCAGGGCTTGATATCCAACCCCTCAAATCTTGTGTGAGGCCAGTCAGTTGCAAAGACAACATGAGTCTTTCCAGCGACTCGAATGACCTCCTTAGCGATGGGATCCAAATCGCTGTAGTCAGGGAGTGTGCTAATCCTGTAAGCGGCCGACAGTTTGACATATGTCTGGCCGTTTTTGAGTAAATTGATGAGGGACGAGAAGCCTGGTATGTCGTATGGCTCCGCGCCTGTGTATTTGTTCAGAGGTGGTTGTCCAAGATGGTCTATGCAGAACTTGACGTTGAGCTTCGGAATGATATGTTCAAGGAGAGTAACCATATCCATAGGGACATAGACCTGAACAACCCATCCCAAGGGTCTCACAGCATCGGCGTAaagcatcaacagcctctcCAACTCGGCTGCATCAATAGTAAGTTCATTCGAGAGGATATTGAGTCTCACTCCACGCACACCCAGTTCATGCCAAGAACGCAGCTCTTCTTGATTAACAACCTCAGGGTCAATAGCAACAACGCCTCGTCCACGGTCAGCACCAAGGGCACGCAGACCATCGAGCAGACACGAGTTGTCAAGGCCATAGATAGATGGCTGAACGAGAACTATGTTTCGAAGCCCGACGCTAGTTTCAAAAGCGAGAGCTTGGTCCAGACTGTGAGATGTAGGACGGTATTTGGCTGAAGCATCAAGGGTGTAGTTCTCAACGTCGACAATGTGCATGTGTGAGTCCCAAGAGTCGGGAGGAATGCGTTGAGAAAGGGTTgatgaagtcatgatgaagatattTGAGTGTGTATAGTTAATTGAATAGGTTATAGAGGGTTTCGAGGATGATATATAGTCAGTCAGTGTAAGTGTAAGTGTAAACTGCATACTAATGCTATGTCCGACTGGGGAACCGAGGTCGGCCGAGTCGGCGGggaagacgagacgagagtTTAAACTCCGCAATTCAACGGACGGGTGACTTCCGAGACTCAGTTAATTGACCGAATAgtatctttatcttatcgcGGTTCTACTACATTTCATATCCTAGGAATTGTTTATGTATATACTCCGTATATATACATACTTAGCATAGTAACGGCAGTTATCCTTGTTAGCACGTGTGAGAGGGTTTGCAGGCATTAATAGTAGCGAGTAGCTACATGCGAGCACGCCTTGAGTGCATAAGGCGCATGGTTCAAAGAATACAGTACCCAACGGCAATAATGAAATCCACAAACATAGCCGAGATGGCCTGGGCACTCCACTCACTAACAAGCATGGATTTGATATCTGTAACTGAGCGTACGTACAAGAAGCGTATGCACAGCCAACATAAGCCGGCAACTTGACACATCAACAGGCGTATAAGCAGAATTACCTATTTCAAATACCTCACAGCCCGCCCTGTAGGCTGTAGGCTGTAGGCTGTAGGCTGTAGCTCACTCCCATTGCAGTAAATCTGTTCAGGTAATCAAGCACTAAAACACAGCCTCAACCGCCGATTTCTCGCTAAAATAAAATGAAAAAACCGTGgggcaaaagaaaaaagacccTTGAGCTAAACGGCACGCCACCTTCCCAAAAGAGGAAGCAGAGCTCTGCGAAATCCAATCGTCATCTGCGTCTTGAGTGACGCAGCTTCTATTCTCTAAACCCCCGCCACACTtacttaccttaggtacctagctagctacctacagtacctctaggtaggtaggctcCCCTTGTAAAGATTTGTCATTCATTCGCATTGACCGACCGACCGACAGACAGACAGCCCGAAAAAACATTCAAATATCAATGCAATCCCCTCGATAGCTTCACAGAACAGAACGGAACAGAACAACTCAATACAATACAATCGCATTCATCTCTATTACCTGCCAAAATGTCCTACCTCCCCCCCTTCCTGGCGCGTCTCGCCCGCCCCTTCACACAATCTACTCGTCTCTCAATCGCTCCCGATCAATCCGCTGCATCTGTCATCCCCGAGGGCGCCCAGCGTTGCACCGTCGCTGCGGGATGTTTCTGGGGAACAGAGCATTTGTACCGCAGACACTTTGCCGACAAGGGTCTCATCGATGCAAAGGTTGGATATATCGGTGGTGATCTCGACAACCCTAGTTACCGCGCCGTCTGCGGTGGAAAGACAGGCCGTACGTCGCGATCCTCACCATTCGCATTTGACCATGACTAACAATCATAGACGCTGAGGCTGCGCAAATCATCTTTGACCCTACAAAGGTCTCGTACGCACAACTCCTAGAATTCTTCTACAAGACGCACGACCCCACGACGCTGAACCGCCAGGGTCCCGATACCGGCCCTCAGTACCGATCTGCTATCTACTTCCACAacgaggagcaggagaagattgCGCGCGAGGTCACAGAGAAGGCCAACAAGCAATGGTGGAAGGGCGGCATCGTTACCGAGATTGCGCCCGCCGGAAAGTGGTGGACTGCTGAGGAGTATCACCAACTCTACCTCCACAATAACCCCTCTGGCTATGAGTGTCCTAGCCACTTCATGAGACCGTTCCCACCTCTAGAGTAAACAAATATTCGAGGATAATTGTATTTTGGCTTAGCAGACGGATGGAAATGGCACGAATGATATCAGGAAACTTAACTTGGAATGAGGCAATGAGAGGACACAAATTCAacatatacctaggtagtcacAATTTACAACATTTTGAAATCCACTCCACTCTGAGTATTtgaagtttttttttattactcttATTTGCTAATCCTAAAATTAAGAGACTGGAAAATCCATCGACTTGTAGACCGGTTTCAACAAAAAAACAGGAGAGGAGTTCATTATCCTTCATCCGAGTAATAATCCTTtgcttaaaaataatacaAAACGCCCAGAGCGCTACTTCTATGCAACTCCATCACCAATCGCTTACTTGCGTCGGTTCTGCTGCATCATCAGGATCTGAACCATGCgaatgaagatgttgaggaagTCGAGCTCAAGAGAGATACTCTCGTTGACGGGGTCACGGCGGATGACACCAGCCTGGGCGAGACGAGCATGGTGGAGGACCTTTTGGACATCGTACAGAGTGAATCCACCAAAGACAGCAAGACCACCGTACAACCAGATACTCTCAGTGAAGGCAAGGGTTCGGATGGCGGTGGCGGGGATGACGAGAGGGGCGAGACCAGAAGCAGCGACAATGGCGGCACCAGCCAGGAGAGGACCACCAATGTAGAGGTACTTCTCCTGCTTAGCAGTGGCACCGACAACGGCAAGACCACCCATCATGGCGATGGTGTAGAGACCGGCACGTCCAAGGAGAGCAGGAGGAACGAAGGCGAGTAGAGGAGCCACAAATGCAGCCTGGGTGGCGTTGAAAGCGGTCCAGAGGGCGTACTTGGGGATGTAGCTGGAAATTGTTAGTAACATACTTCTTCAAATTTGGCATTGATTAGATTTAGTAACTTACTTGTCCGGGCTGATAGATCGAGTTCCAATCATGGTGGCGAAGCTGAGAGCGAGACCACCGATTCCAACAACCCAAGGGTTAGTAACCATGATTCGGTAGACGAAGCCGGTCTGAACCATTTGTCGAGCCGTCAATCCAATGATACCAATTCCGAGTCCAGTGTGCAAGAAAGTGTTGTTCAAGTATTCGCGCTCGTAAACGGGCATGCCACCATCCTCACGGGTCTCCCGGTTGAAGACAGCATTGATGGCAACAAGTGTACCACCAAAGATGGCACCTCCAACCAAGAGTCGTCGGCTGGTCGACTGAGGCGCTGTAGCAGCTCCCGCAGCCTGTTGGTTATATGATCGACCACCAGCGCGGCCTGTTCGTTGGAAAGCATTGCGGGTGGCTGCGGATGTGACGCGCGATGTGAAGAAGTTGGCTGTGGGCTTGGACTGGACGTGGAAGCTTCGGGCGGATGCGGTGTTGCGGAAAGCAGTCTTTGACAGCTCAGGAAGCCTCTGCGCAAGTCGCGCAGGGCCCTGGCGGACAGTCATTGTGAAGGACATCGTCGTTCTGGCGATGCAGGTGTTGTTGGGGATATGCAGTCGTTCACAAAAGAAAAGGTTGAAGCGGGGACGGGCGATCGAGAGTATTATAAGTCCCCCGGTAAAAGAATGGAAAGCATGACGTTGGTTCCGGCTGTGGAGCCTACCTAGAATCCGACATCACGTGGCTGTGTCGGTGGAATATTGTGGAAAGAACCGGCGCCTCTCAGTGACTCAGTTGGTCATCATCACTGATCACTCTCGGCGCCTACGGGCTCTAAACTCCAGGCCCCGTCGGATTTACTGGTGTTACGCTATGGGAATAGTTACATCACAGATACGTTGACGTtagcttctttctttctaGCCTCTCCTATTTTCGGCTGTCTCTTTTCAATTACTGTATTATTATGAAGGGCATTAACACCTCCATCAAGGGTATCTACTAAGCATCCTTTCACCCAACATTCACCCCGTTGCATCATGCTTTCTCCATCCGAATGCGCGTTACTTCGCACCAGACTTGATATGTAGTAATGGCAAATGCTCCACAAATTTGACGCCATGCTGCGAAACATGGATCCAATGCTTTCCGTTCCTACTCATTTCCCAATCATTTCCTCAAAATGTCCTCCAAGACGCCGGCCTTTCTTTATCGTAAACTTCCAAATCCTTTCTCGATGACGAACCGCACCGGTCGTCGTGCTCTCTTGGCTCTGTGCCCAAACGCAGATCGTGGCATAAAGTTCTGCGATGTGAGCATGGCAACGCTCATGGCCTTGGGCGCGGGACTATCATCTTCTGACTGTCCCTGTCCAGAGGTTTCACTTGACGTAAGCTCCGTAGAACGTTGACCTACGCGGTCATCAAACCCCCAATTCGAAACACCACCGGCCCGGATCCAAGACTCCAGGTTACGACATTGACTGACATCCATCCAGTTCAGTCGCCCGCAACCGTTGAGGACATTTTCGACGCCTCGGCCAGTGACACGCACGCAGCCACGAACACTGAGCGCTTCCAAATCGTTCAAATGGAGCGCCACGCTTTCCAAACTTCCATCGCTAACCGCACTTCCGCAGAACGCCAATCGCAGCTCCCGCAACTTTGGCAGACGGAGAGCGACAACCTCTGTTGCCGTGTCAGAGAGTGCACAGCAGAACGATAAGTCCAGATGTGTAAGGTTCTTGGCTGAGTTGACCAGAGCAACGACAGCGTTGTCCGAGAGATATGTGCAATCAGCTAGACACAGCCTTGATAGCTTTTCAAACCGGAAAGGTGCCCATGATTGAAACCCTGCATCTGTGATCGATGTGCAACGTGTGAGAGACAGCGACTCGATACGGTTCGAAGCATGTGCTGCTAAATGAGCCATGGAACGATCTGTGATATGCTTGCAATAGGAGAGGTTGAGGCGTTTGAGTTTCGGGCACCCAACCACTGTACCCGGCGGCAGAACATGCTGTGCCGCGTGcttttgttgctgctgcttgctTCGCGATCGAGCTGCAGAACTTGAGATAACGACCGATTTCGAAGGTGGAGGATCAGGTACAACCCAGCCAACAACGCGGCCTAGAAGGTTATCACCGACCTTGCGGCAGTTGCTCCAGTCAACTTCTTCTAATCCCTTTGCGTTCTCGCTCATTTCCAAAATTTGGTTCGCTGAAACGTCCCAAACTGATTTCATCTTCCACTTCTTAACATTCTTACCGCAGCTGCGCCATAGAGCCCCGAATCCTTCATCCGTTATATGAAAGCAATTATTCAGGTCAATGGACAGAGCGCGAGTGCCAATGAAGGGGGCAAGCACCTTGATCAGGACTTCGTCAGTAACCTTGCGGTTGTAAATCGAGAGGTCGACATCTTGGCAAACTTTGGGGGATGTAGTCAAGAGCTTACGCCAGTGTGTGCTAACAAGGCGTAGTCGAAACAGCTCTCCTATATCCACGTGCTTGAAGATGTAAATCAGGATCTCGTCTGAGAGCACTGGTTTGCTCATAGTGATTGGTCGGGTAGGCAGAGTCGTCCGTACTCGCTTTGCCGGgacgtcatcgtcgtcagctGAAGCATCAGAAAACGCAAACTTGATAGGAGTTACTTCTGAGAGGCGAGACCTCGCACCGTTGGTCGTTGGCGTAGAGCTATCTGTTGGAGGCATTGGAGGTGCCAACGAATGCCGTCTTCGGTTTCGAATATTCTCCATGTTCACACTTAAGAACGGATCGGGGTCCTTGGGTGCTATGTTGCTTGTATCATCTTTCGCGGGAGACCCAGGCTTGGACGGGGTAGTAAAGGTGAGGTCAGGTAGGGACGCTcgtgttggtgttgtgggCGTGGGCGGGTCAGATTTGTTGGCTTTTTCCttaacatcaacatcaaccatgACAACGTCGTCGCTCTGTTTCTGATATCGTAATCGTGCAGTTTCTTTGACCTGTGTCAGGATATCTGAAGGGCAGCGTCTCCAGAACTCGTCTAGGACATCGCCTGTAATCATGATGCACTCCACAGAAGTGATAGATCTTACAGTGGCTGTTCGACCTCGCGACAGTCCGAGACTTGCAACTTCGCCGAAATATTGGCCTGCCTTCAATCGAGGTCGCTTTGggatggccttggccttaTTCTGAATGTTATCATCGTAAACTGGCTCGTCGTGAATAACCTCTGCCTCGCCACGAACAATGAAGAATATTTCGTTTCCCGGTAAGCCTTGGCGAACGATATCTGTAAATGGGGTATAGGATTTTGGCTGGACACTCAATCCCAGAAAATGCAGAATATCTGCAGGAAGTGTAGAGAAGAGCGGTAACTCCTTAAGTGTTGTTCGAATATTGATTTGACCGCTTCCAATCGCACTACCAGCAGCTGGGTCCTCCATGATTCCAGGGCTTGGGgactttcttttcttgttgttgacgaCCGCGCCGTCCTTGATAGCGCCCCTTTCTCCAGTAGAGACCTCTCCAGGGGCGGCTTCTCGAGCGCTGAAGTCTCCCTGGGGAGATTTGACCAATCTTCCACTTTCTTGCCGCTTCTTTTTCAGAAGGTTCAAGCGTTCCTGTGCCTCTTCTCGGATCGCCTTTTCCATTTCCGGGAATTTGGGTATCACGGCATGTAAATCCTCTTTCTTCAGCACTAGCAACAGACACTTTGTGCGCGCTACAATAGTAGCTGTTCGAggcatctgcatcaaaacACCGATTTCTCCAAAGAACGATCCGGGATTGAGCTCAGCATAGACCGCCTCGCCATCACGCGAAGTGACAGCAACTACTCCTCGAACCAACCAATACATTGCCTTGGCTTCGTCTCCTTCCGTCACGATATGGTCATTAGGGCTTTGGATTTGAGGCTTCAGGTGATTTCCTATAGCAACAAGAAACTCTTCCGGAGCTGACATAAAGAGAGGGAAGGACCTGATGCGGTCAACCAGATCTAGCGGCATGTCTCGGATAAGCGATGCTGTGAGCGGCGAAGGCCGCACTGGCCGTGTTGGATTTGTTTCGACATTGAAAGACCGAATCAGTGAAATCGAGTCTGAAGATGTCGCAGCAGCCGAGGcctgctgatgatgagccaaagCCCTATAAGGCGATGGCGAGCTTGGGGAACGACCTCGCCTCATGGTTCCAGTTTTGGCAAAAAGCGGTGTTGCTAGAAGTCAGCGGAATCGCAACGACGAGGACAATTGCCTCCCCTCCAGCAAGCTCCCGAGCCGCCGCCGCAGCTGAGGGTGGCAGTTTCTTGACCTTTGTTCTTTGTTCCTGGCTTTGTATCTCCAAGGTTATGACGCGGAAATGTCAAGTGAAACTTGGAGAGTGGATCAAGGTACAGTCATGCTCCGGTGTGACGTTGAGAAGCAATCCTTGAGGAGAATAAGATGGACGCACAAAAGGCTTGTGTTGAAACCCAGGCTCGATCCGTGGGCCCCGTGATAGGTAGAGGGCGTAAAAGCTGCAGTCACAGACTGAATATCAAGGTAGAAGTCGCACAGGGTTCCAAGGCGGCGGTTTGGATCTTTTTTCGCAACACGAGAACAAGGAGCGAGCTGTTGTGTAGGTGAAGGCGCCGATGCTGAACGTTAAGAATGATCGCGTGGATAGATCGAAGGTGGCTTCGAGGAGTGTGAGCGATGACGGATGGCGGACAAAGAATGGAGACTCGTGTTGGGACTTACCAAAGCTTGAGCGGAAGCCAAGAAACGAAGGTTATCTGATGTTCACGGATAGAAGATaagtcaaagaagaagaaaagctgGTGGCGAGCTGTCAAGAAGCAACAAGGAAACTATTGTAGGAATGGCAATTGGCGAAGCTCGAAGAGGAAATCGGTTGAGGAAGGACAAGTCAGGTCAAGTCAAAGGAGCATGTATAGTATAAGGTAGGAGATAGATAGATCCGCATGGGAAAAGATGGATTCCAGTGCCAGTTCTGGCCGCCACATGAACGACGCCCACTCAAGACCACGACCACGACACAGAAGGCCCCTCTTGCATTTGACACGCCCACTCACACGCACAAGGAAAGCTTGGTGTGGGGTAGTTAGGCAAAGTACCTCCAGGGCAGCACTGTAGTAGTGTAGGTACTATCCTGAGTTAGCTGGGCGGGCGGGCAGTGCCGTCACACACGGTGAAGGAACGTGTAAGAAGCGAGCAAGGGGACAAGGGCCCCTGTGGAAGTGAAGCTTTGAGTGGAGAAATGAGCAAGccaaaagcaagcaagcaagcatcGGTAATGCAAGCAATTCAACGGGAAAGGAACGGTTTCGAGAGTCAAACTTTGGGTTAATCACCGAACGGCACAGAAATTGACTCTCGCGATGATGCGACTGCTGATAAACTGAGATGCTCTGGGCTGCCCGCgcgtggtggtgctggtacCTTGGCACAAGCGCATGCAGCTAAGATGGTCGCAGTACCAGTTACGTCCGTAGCTTAGCAACTTATCGCCCTGTACCTAAAGTTAGTGGCGTCTTAGGGCAGTGGACATCCCATCACAAAGTGAAACGGAGCCAGCCCCGGAGCTGCTGTTGGGAAGAAACCTGAGGGTCAGTGCGTTGAGGCGCTTCGGTGGATGCTTCGATAAAGCTTCAGTGGGATGCGATGTGCTCTTTGCTGCTCGTCATGGACCTTGACCAAACCCTTTCAAGGACCCCGGTAatggtcttctcaacctcactaGCGAGCGGCACCAAGCGCAGATGACCGAGCGCGCACAGGGCGCTTAACGGTTCACTGGTATCTTTCTTTGATGTTTGGCAGGGGTGGAATAATCTGACAAAAAACAACCTGCGTGAGAGCTGACGCAGCGGAAGAGACCCGATAGCTTGCTTCTCTTGATTCCATAGAGTTACATACCCATGCATAGTCAATAATTAAAAATGTCCCCATCAGTTTGACGAAGCCGTGGCTGACGGTGAGCCATGGTCTTTTAGGGTTAGTAGCAGTCGTCTTCTGCCGTCATCATTTCCCCCCTCTGCTACGTATATGTCGATCCTGATCGTCGGATCCGTGCAGCCAGCCTCCAGCCTGCCGGGAAAGGGGCCAGCCATGTTATGCCATCGGTCAGAAGACCATCATTTTGGGGATATATCCGATATGGTTGTCATTTGCCTCGGCAAGCTGCGAGGAAACATGGCCGTGGGAGGTCGTTTTGAGAAGTTTGATACATGTCGTGATACAATCAGTACTCTAATTCTGATGAGTGTTTTCTCAAGAGCCTCCATTTTGCATTGACCTCTTGTCATGCAGATGGATGCTGCGACAGTTAGCGTTGGCCGTGGCTGAAAATAGATACATGGCTTGATAATTTACAGCTTCATTCAGGCACGTTCGCATCGCcatgccaatgccaatgccagaTGCGGCAGCTTGTCGGAGGAGGATCCTTGCAAAATGTAATAGATAGAAAGCTCTGCGGAATCATTTCGTGAAACGTTTCGTCATGGTGTTTCATGTCTGCGGGCTGTTGGCTGTCAGTATCCATCTCCCATCAGATCAGTCTGCAGAAAACATGCAGCGATTGTCGTGGGAAAACTGCAGCCTTGTGAGGCGACCTGCATCAATTGCTTCTTCTGCCGTCTAAAGAATTGCTAAATCACAAGCGAATATTGCATGTAATTCTTTTCAGTGTCGTTCGTCCGAGACGGGGTCTCTAAAAGTTTTGAGGCCACCCACAGGGTTCTTAGCTGTGATCTTTCTAGAAGGTAGCACTGACCCAGGGACAGCGGTCAGGCAACGCAATGACCACCTTGCCCTGGTCATGGAAACTCGctagaagaaggagaagaaggaatgaATTGTTGTAGGCCAGGACACCAGGTCGTATTTTCAGGTCATTAAACCAAATGCAGGTCCTACCTTAAATTTACGGTGGAAAAAAGCAGCCTCCTGAGATCGTTCATGGCAGCTACCTTTACCTGGCAGCCTGggtccttcttccttttccatTAACCGCATATGCATGCCCCAATTGGTTGACAGATGCCTTGGGGTAACAATTTTAGAAGAGCCACAGTCTTTATCACAACACTGTAGGATATGCAGTTCGCCTGTTTCAGAATGCACCACGGAGTAGGCTGCTCCCAATCAGCCAGGCTTACTGCAAAGGCGATCTAGATAGTTGCAGCATACTCAGCAACTCGCCTGCTCTTGCAGTTTATACCTTTCAAGGACTCGCGAGGAAAGGAAAACTCGGTGCCTCGATCCTTACCTAATGATACAAATATTTAGGTCCCTTAGGTAGCCCAAGTTTAATGTAATGGAATCTTTACTACCTCCAGTGTCCCGATTTCAGTACCCTTTTTGTCGCTCCCCGAGGAGATGCACTTGGACAAAATGAAGGATTCGAAGAGAAAAGGACATATCTAAGTCAAGCCAGAATGCGAACTTTGCGATCAAACTATTCACACCGACGAGTGGACCGTAGCCTGTGGGAAACCCGCTCCATATGTTTCTTCCATTATGCCGCCGATCTAACGTCAACTAGTGCTTGGGAACGAGGATGGCCTCAGCCCGTCATATTTGGCCAACAAGTTCCGATTTCCAGAGTCtcaggatgttgttgaaacAGCAGACGAGCTAATCCTGTGCCAACGTCTCAAATGCAAGACGTGTGAAATGGCTCATCCATCTATCGGGCAATGAGCCATCTGTGCTTGTTCATAATGTACCGATTGAGGGAGTAGGCGGTTCACTTGGTATAGTTACCGAGCATAACTTTGAGAGTGAACCCTTGTTGCTGTTTCCTCGCTATCACAACGACAACATGAATCCCCCGGGTCTGGACTGTATCAACACTGTAGCTCCAGCAAATAATGTCACCCGTGCGGATGTTTATTACGATCGCAAGAATGGGTATTGTAAAGGATTGCTCCTGGAGTATGCAAACGGTGCGCAGCGGGCTATAGGTCAATGCCGAGTTGGTATTGATCCTTCCAAAGCTTACGAAGAGCCATCCTGGTTCTGTTACCGCGATATCTATGATCCAGAATCATTTGAGGAAACCGGAAGTTGTGTTATTGAGTGTACGAATGTCAAGGATGACCACAAGCATGAACCTTGCGACATTGACGATTGGCAGTGTATGCGCGCAGGAGCAGGCTTGTATCTTGAGTTCCTGTGCGACAACAAGTCAGATACTTTTGGTATCTGCATTCgacatgatgaggaagagggcgaCGACTAAGAACTATTcatttctttctcatctcgCGATAAGAAGTATTTGTGGTTCCTGGCCTGATGCACTTAATTATGCCATTTACAAGTAGCATTACCGGCCACATCACAGCCCCTCACTCCATGAACTCAACAATGTCTCTCTTCCACTGGTTGATTAGGAAGAAGACATTCCACATTTTGGTAAGGCGCATTTACGTATCTTATTGAATGCGGCCTTTGCTGTCAGACCATTCACCGATACTTATACATGATTTATGTGCGGTCATTCTAATCAATCGAGCGTGAGCATACACATAGTGGTTATGATTGGTATCTCTAGTTATCACTGTCTACGGACGCCCGGTGAGCCCTTCGAAGAAATCAAGCTCCAGAGCAGTCTTAAACTTCCCTTTTATACAAAATTATAACAATAAAAGATGATCTACTATGGCCTGTGTCTTGGCTCCTGTACCCACGGTTCTCTTATAAGTCGCGTTTCTACCAGCCACAGCACAGCCACATTCGCTCCCACAGCTAGGTTCTCCTTTAAACTGTTCGTTTAATTAAGCCAGAGACTAGCTAAGATTCGCGCTGAGCAGCT
This region includes:
- a CDS encoding hypothetical protein (EggNog:ENOG41) yields the protein MNPPGLDCINTVAPANNVTRADVYYDRKNGYCKGLLLEYANGAQRAIGQCRVGIDPSKAYEEPSWFCYRDIYDPESFEETGSCVIECTNVKDDHKHEPCDIDDWQCMRAGAGLYLEFLCDNKSDTFGICIRHDEEEGDD
- a CDS encoding hypothetical protein (EggNog:ENOG41), which translates into the protein MRRGRSPSSPSPYRALAHHQQASAAATSSDSISLIRSFNVETNPTRPVRPSPLTASLIRDMPLDLVDRIRSFPLFMSAPEEFLVAIGNHLKPQIQSPNDHIVTEGDEAKAMYWLVRGVVAVTSRDGEAVYAELNPGSFFGEIGVLMQMPRTATIVARTKCLLLVLKKEDLHAVIPKFPEMEKAIREEAQERLNLLKKKRQESGRLVKSPQGDFSAREAAPGEVSTGERGAIKDGAVVNNKKRKSPSPGIMEDPAAGSAIGSGQINIRTTLKELPLFSTLPADILHFLGLSVQPKSYTPFTDIVRQGLPGNEIFFIVRGEAEVIHDEPVYDDNIQNKAKAIPKRPRLKAGQYFGEVASLGLSRGRTATVRSITSVECIMITGDVLDEFWRRCPSDILTQVKETARLRYQKQSDDVVMVDVDVKEKANKSDPPTPTTPTRASLPDLTFTTPSKPGSPAKDDTSNIAPKDPDPFLSVNMENIRNRRRHSLAPPMPPTDSSTPTTNGARSRLSEVTPIKFAFSDASADDDDVPAKRVRTTLPTRPITMSKPVLSDEILIYIFKHVDIGELFRLRLVSTHWRKLLTTSPKVCQDVDLSIYNRKVTDEVLIKVLAPFIGTRALSIDLNNCFHITDEGFGALWRSCGKNVKKWKMKSVWDVSANQILEMSENAKGLEEVDWSNCRKVGDNLLGRVVGWVVPDPPPSKSVVISSSAARSRSKQQQQKHAAQHVLPPGTVVGCPKLKRLNLSYCKHITDRSMAHLAAHASNRIESLSLTRCTSITDAGFQSWAPFRFEKLSRLCLADCTYLSDNAVVALVNSAKNLTHLDLSFCCALSDTATEVVALRLPKLRELRLAFCGSAVSDGSLESVALHLNDLEALSVRGCVRVTGRGVENVLNGCGRLNWMDVSQCRNLESWIRAGGVSNWGFDDRVGQRSTELTSSETSGQGQSEDDSPAPKAMSVAMLTSQNFMPRSAFGHRAKRARRPVRFVIEKGFGSLR